Genomic window (Daucus carota subsp. sativus chromosome 5, DH1 v3.0, whole genome shotgun sequence):
cccattatatttattaataaatatttttttaaaaaatacaaatgttattttaatctaaataaataaatattattaaattaaataattttttattaaatttaactaattaatattacaaatataatataaatatatattttatataaatatatctaatatttgtattatatattaatttcggGTCAGTTTCGGCAACCCGAATTCAATTTAAAAATGACTCTTTTTTttgggttgattttgggtcaactcaaattcgacccgaacccgaaaaactccgaCCGGAATTCGTATTTTATGGGTGGAATTCGTGTCGAATTATCGGGTTGGGTCCAATATTGCTTGTCCtggtttgaggtacttttttcagttacttaatttttaaaatttttttttgatataagttactcataagtcatagtgggtgtttgggtagagcttttaagccccgcttctggagttataagttagaagcacttattcgttccgtttgtgtaaaaagtcaggaagcgcttataaaaagttaagaatcctaacttttgtttcatgacttttgatattttcccaaacactttaatcacttatactgtaagtcttaactaacttttAACTtctaatttacttttttttctttaagcaagaagcacttattttaaactcacccaaacggcctcatattttattcacaaatcatttttttattattatatttttaataatctataagtcattaataagttaaaattatttaaacaaatattttaaactcttaGCTTATTGCATTAAGTCattttaagtcataagtcataatttTGAGTTTAGCCAAACATGCTCATAGTCTATAAATATTCAAAGCGGATattaaggttgtgttcacttggatgaaaTAGTGAAATAGAATGTGAGGAGAATATTCATATACATTATCATCTTCAGTCACATGCACTTATCATTCTCTAGGAAATTCAAAGCGGATATTAAagctgtgttcacttggataaAATAGAACGTGAGAATATagaatgaaatttgtactctaaattgggttggttgaaaaaaaatgtatatgatttttattcCTTTAATCATTCCATTCCAAACTATTTGAACTAGAAATTTATCTCACATGTTTCGAaaagaatgctcattccatttctcCATCATGTTTTCTCCAATCTtcgtcataaaaaaaaaattagactcAGTGATACTTGGTTActactttctttttttaatttttcatttcattttctcGTAGTTCTATTTCATCCAAGTAAATagaatctaatttttttattaatgatgtGATGTTTGTGACTTGTTAATTTGAGATATCATCGATGTGAATGCGGTGTAGTGGTGTTAGGGAGGGCAAACAAGTGATGTTATATTCAGTTATGTACTTGCCATTCaggactaagagcatctccaataagttttttatttgagttcttaaattaaaaaataaagagccATGCCAAATTTTGATCTCCAAGAGACTTTTAGAGGCTTTTTAAAaacttaagagtctcttctctctcctcaattgtaggagcccctagatagctcttaactaatattttattataagtttGTTCCACTTACTCTCTTTCTTTCCACTTTCTTTTGTCTTTTTATGAGTTCAATGtacttttaataaataaaaaaatatagagtGGATATAAAGAACATTGTTGGAGTACATGTacactaaattgctaagagctaataatttatattatattcgaGAGTGATTTTAAGagtctattggagatgctctaagtgtGTGGTAAAGAGTGTGTTGTTGGAGAATCaacttttctcgtttgatatgtcggaattgttcataacatgagataaattattaatttacgtccgatctataaaactaaatatagtcatgagtgatcttaaaactaaatatagtcatgagtgatcttgtttgtTTCGTATTTGTGAGTATTTaaatacggtgaaatttttatatttaatactaatatgaaattgaagatattaatgattaaaagtgtgtattggcaaacgtgataaacacaaacatgaaaagtatttaggaacggagggagtataccaTAGCGATGCTAGGAAATTAAAACGGATTGTAAAAGTTTTGTTTTGTTAGAGCGAGTCCAATGGTGGTGTTAAAGTATGTgctattgttataatatagcatccaagcaaaaaactcaactccaatgggatgctaaacttgaatgtaaaataacaaaatgcTATACTTGTTCTATATATAGAAACAAGTATAGATGgtgctataattgccacataaGCATGCAAGTGACAAAATGCATTATAAAGTAATAGtgacaaatatagttatgtGCTTTAAGATAATGTAATTAGTATATAGctttatttagatatgtttgGTCATTGGTGTTATTTTGCATTTATCATTGGACCAAAAgttctattttagcaccaaaaatcactttttggtttcaaattataacaatagatacatctattttaacatcaccattggacttgctcttagtgaggtggtgtttgtgttttttgtaGTTCATGTAGGTCCATATCAATAAATCGTAAGAGCAATTCCAAACATGTAAAAATTTTAGCTAAGAAGAGAGTTGACTGCATCCAATTTCCAAAAAATTACAAGTAATCTCCTCGAAATCTCACACTAACCCTGCTTACATTTGTCGATAATTTTAGCCGAGTTTTTGGAACGACTACATATTTGTAGCAAATGTCACGTCATCGACAATTATATTagatattctatttataacaacttgaaataataaaaatatattattttctaaatatagtCAGTATCAtcgaaataaaatatattactgattcaacaaatttaacataatATCTTAAGGGTTTGTCTactgtgtgcccatgggcacatgctaagcattaAAATGTATGcatttggagggttttgattggtgtggttgttgtaaatgcaggaggggtccaccattattagagagtgtaagccaatcaaaaacttccaaattcatagattttagcacttagtgtgtgcccatgggcacaccatagaaaaacctaTATCTTAATATTTAGTTTAGCCAATCATTATAATCAATTTTGCGAGTCTCCGCTAGTTTATATCGAGATATGTTGCTTGTAGAATCTGTGCAAGTTTTTGTTATTGGCTCCACAAACAGTTATGAAAGAATTGAAGGATTTAGTGCGGCGATCATGTGTAGTCTACTTGTtgatattctaattttttttaatgatcttTCACCAAAAtattctaattattttaaaatattattcaaatttaCTCTATGTGGTTTATTATACAAggcgtttgactttttacacgtaactttaggtgttTTGACCATATAGCAAATActgatatttttgtaattttctttttcccaataaaaatactatataaatatttatattcagaaaaagaaattttttttaaaatactttttttttgccagaaaaaGAAACACTTTCATCAATCACAATAAAACACAGTCGGGACAAATCCCCAACTGTTCATACAACTAGGTtggaaaataaaaaacatactaAAACAAATAGATAttttgtttcctgatcgtttaacacatagagttaaagttaaaaatgaaCCCAAAGATATTCCCAACGATCCAAATTACACTAGCATCCCGAATAGCAACTTCACAATTGACCGATGGAAGCTCCTCAATTAACTTGAAAAAGAACAAAGACAAAGAATGGGAGGCGACTTCAAACCCTAATTTTTTAGagagaaatttttttttcttaaaaaaaaatactaattttaagtATGTGATCAAACCTTCTAAAAATACTTGTAAAAGATCAAACGTTCTATATAATTGACCAGAGAGAGTAACAAATAATCATTTTAGTCTGATTATTTAGCATGGAATCctttatattcaaataaaagaatttaattgaaaaattaatatagaaTTTAACACAAATTTGAAGTTACAATATTTAATCATCCCACGTCCTCATATAAATTGTTTATGCATTAATATACATACTCTTTGTCCTactcattttaattattttttaatattatgtatacattttaatattgctataaacttctataaaatattattttgtaatttattttcaaaattttattttctagataaaaatttaaacattaaaaatttattgttctccactatttcaaatcaattatcaaataaaaatggGTCCAACTATTTACATACTTTTCATATAACTTTATTCATGTTTTATACTTTTTCTTGATCTCCGTATCAAcacccaatgtatataattagatgggacggaaggagtataagTTTGACTCATTCTGATTGGCTCATATTTCTTAATAATGATGTTTCTCTTCATATACAACAACACCACATCAATTAGAATGATCGAAGCATATAAAatctagtgcttagcatgtgtccaTAAATCACACGAGACAAATcctctataataatataaatattccgctgtctcaaatttattataaaatataaatgaatttcaCCATTATACCCACTTTTATCGGACTCTACTCTTTTTTTACGTTTTCTTGATATCTGTGTCTGCATGTAAcagtaacatatataaataattacacATACGTATACATACACACTATCTATGTGAAACTGTGAATTAGTAGATTATGAATGGACACAAACCTATCTATTCGGGTTTTGTCGTTAGTTCGACATTTCTATTTTGAATGTCACAATTTCTCgatttgttttttttgtgaGTGTTAAATTTAGGGgctgtgttttgtttgttttaccTCATCTCAAGTTTACATTTCTGTATCTGTAGATTATTCTGGTTGTGAGTACTTTTTTGGATACTCTTTAGTGCAAGAATCTCCAAAATTTAAGGtgataaatgaaataatatagTGGGTTTAAATGTTCAAGATGCGGAGGTTTTgattaaatcatatattatattaagagTTTCAACTAGTAACTTGAGATCTTAGTTCGAGTTGGCaatttaacatggtatcagatcTGGATCTCAGCTTCTTCGTGAGATCTATCGAGTTTGACACTTTAATCCCAGTTGTTAGCCCCAGATCTAGAGTTTAAAAAGGATAGAAGAGAAGCGAGGCCTCCCCAGTTGTgcttttttattcatttattgaaGAAGGATGAGAAGCATGGAGAAATTTTGTTTGATATACGACATGTTCTATGGTTTTGTGGACTCATTTGGTGATGCAAAGTTTAGATGAAATTGGATGTTCAATCTATTGAGATTCGAGTTTTTTGTGATTAATTGAGGGGTTTTTTTGAAAGGGAGCGACATGGATGAGAAGATGGGTAGAGTTTCAGTTTCTGGGGTTAACCATGCTGTTAAGCAGAAGTTTGTCTTCGGAAAATACCCGGAGAAAGAATGGTTGATGAAGCTGAAAGCCTTAGCTGTTAATCATCACACACCAGGAATTACCACCAATTCTATTAGACCTTTGTGGGATCAGACTCTTCGAGTACGAGAATTCATGGCTCTGACTAATTTTCCACAGGTAAGATTGTTAGTGATGCCTGTTTTTGCCCTTATCTTATTTCTTGTTGTATATTAGATTGTTTTcaataaatttgattaattgCTGAGGTGCGCACTAATAGAAGTATATAATCACCCAATTTGATAATTTTCGTTTTGCTTTTCAGATAAAATCAGACGGTTTCTTTTGAGTTATGTGAATTACTACTTGTTAACACCTAGATTGAAACATTCCTATGTGGTTACTAAGTTAATAACAGTTTGCAACTCTTAACTTTGACCCAAACACACATGagtatctataattttttgtgTGACAGTTTGTAATCTCTTGCATTAGGTAATCCCAACCCACTTTTCCGTTAATAATTGTAGTTAACGTTttctatttgtatttttatgatCATGTTTGTCTTACAttatttgtcaaaaataaatcattttattattaaaaaaaatatggaaatgtgtatttatttttcttgaGGTTCACACAAACAAACCCcaaataaacaataattgaagaaaaaaaatatttctcaaaaatatgGAAAGTGTTTGTGAGTATTTGGGTGAACTTGAAAAAAACACACATTTCCACATTATTCAAGAAATACGTGActtaaatctgaaaaataaggtatgacaatcaggaccataaaaatacaaataaataacgCACTACAATTTCTAACGGAAAAATAGAGTCGGGGTTACAAAAATGCAAGAGATTATGAAATTTAGATTGCAAAATGTCACACAAAAAAGTATAGGCACTTAAATGTGTTTGGGCCAATATTAAGAGTTACAAATTGTAATTAACTCTATCCTATGTTATACATGCCTGAACGTTTTTCTTGGTCAGACTACTAAATTTTATCTATTTGTGGTCTTTGCACAACAATCATGGAGAATAAACAATGTTGTAATGAGACACAGCAATACGTATCATATTTTTCACAATTTTTAAGATAATGTGTATGAGTTGATGGTCGAGAAATATGTTAAGAATTTTATAATTAGGCATTCAGCTAAAAGAATCTTTTTAGGGATtgtttaatattaattgttttttGGTATATGTGGACTTAACATGTGACAACAACTTCTATTTACTACCTTTACTTTCAACATTCGTCTATCGATGTAAATCATCATCATTATGACTTAATATTGTTAACTTCCATTAGTGTCACCTAATTTATATTCATctagttttgttttttaatactatgtatacacacacacacagatatatatatatatatatatatatatatatatatatatatatatatatataatggcaagtgctcaaatacaaactaaattagTATGCAAATGACAAACCTTAAGGCTTAATATAAGTTTTTGGATGAATTTAATCTAATGGCTCTGTGGAAGTCATCACACACAATTAATATACACCTTCCCACAGAATACCCTTcattattaatttgaattatcCCTTCAATCgctgattttttttgaaatctgactTCACTTGTATTTTTCTTAATCCCTCAacgatcaatttgcataccatACGTGCTATATATTAATGTGATTtagagatttttttattttagtttgtagtttgtattctAAGAAGGTTTGTAGTAGAGTAAGACCCTGTATATATGTGTGGCCTATataactaatactccctccgtcccataataaacgtcctctttttttttttcaagtttttttaatgcatttccaagcttaaaaaaaaacatatttgtagacattatttctcatattttttattttgtattaaaatttgaacttccttttattatacaaaacaaaaaacacgaaaaaaataatatctacaagtatgttttttataaatttggaaATGCGtgaaaaaaacttgaaaaaaaaagaggacgtttattatgggacggagggagtataacattGATTCTTAGATAAAggttataaaaagataatatatttatataatagcaTGTTGTGCATACCAAATGACCAATGCTATTAGGTTAAAAGAATTTAGACTATAAACAAATGGGTAAACTTGTAATTACATAACTGATTTCTGTATTTACAGTTATAACTCTCAAAATTTTTACACTATAACAAGTGACCCTAGACCAATTTTCTTTACAtcatatattataagtattttatgaacatattataatatgtacacacacacacagatatatatatatattatatatatatatatatatatatatatatatatatatatatatatatatatatatatatatatatatatataggggagggttctggtacaaacttacaaacttacaaacttttttttgttcaacacatatataacttgagttcaacatttttttaacatattttgttgaacatcgatgaAAATAGTGGTGGggaagtacataaaccaatttttaaatgtaagaactaaggtaaacatgttatttaactaatatttatgtttctagaccctacccaaaccccagaggtatagtttaaacatctttttagatatattcaacacaatgataattagtgttcaacacccgatgttgaaccccagttataaatgtgttgaaaacgcgatttatttatgcgttatttttaaaaattgtgatgttttttgacgaattttcaacatggatactttatataactaaggattaacatgatgggagaataaaaaaaagtttgtaagtttgtaacttaaaaaagtttttatttgatcctatacctatatatatatatatatatatatatatatatatatatatatatatatatattattaactatGTTTAGCCAAAGtggaaacaaaaacaaaacacaaaattGTATATGTACTTTCATTTTAATGTAAGATACTTTACGTCATGAGTACTAAATTTTCATGTAGTGGACAAAATTGTCATGTCTAGTATTTTGAAATAGCTTTAGAGTTTTTTCCTTTTACATTTTTGAGCAAGGGTTCATTGTGTCTAAATTATGTTTCCTCATGCTTATTTGTCttgtttttgttgttatatTATTGTTTGTCGAAGTTTTGGTTGACTCAAAGTTGTTGTTGGCGTAATTGTTCTCCGCGTGGCCTCTCGATGAAGGACAAGATTAGAATTTGTTTATTTGATAACAGTAATATGGAATGTTCGaagattataatatttagaCTATTGAATAGATCATGGTGTGATCATGGTGTTCTTGTACTGGTCAGCTTTGAGGTGTCGAGTGAGAGATTGTTATTAGAGAAAGGGCCCCGATGCCTTATTATTAGAGAAAGAGGATCACTATTTGACGCTTCGCTCGATTATTGTCGCTCGTTTATTGCACCATTTGCTTTACGGCCGGGGAAGGGGTTAAGCTGCGTGCGATACCCGCAAAAAACAAAACATAGGAACTTCAACTTTGGAGATAATATTAGTAGGGGGGTCCTTCGTAGTCAAATCCGAACCACTTTTTCAGAGCACTCAAAGATAGTGTGTATGGGATTAGATATTCATGAAAAACCATTTTGCATGAAACAATCTATGTTATGGAACTTATGCGCCatattatattgataatatgtatataatttaaaagaGGGTTACTAATAAGAAAAAAGGCCTCCAACGCCTATAAATAGAAGCTTCTTTCAGTCTCTATTTGGCACAAAGGGCACTTAGTAGAAATCGGAAAGAAAGTGAGTAGCCTGAGTAGCCCAATGTAATTGAAAGACTGTCTCTTACTTCCAATTTATTAGCGCAGGTGGAGCCTATTCAGTTATATTAGTAAATTAGTGTTAAGAATCAGATATTTATTTAGATTAGCTGCCTTATTACCAATGTTTCACTTACTGGTTCTGCTAGCATTATTTGGTGTTAAGGATTAGATGTTTAAGATACCGGTGACTGGTCTCATAAAAATACTTTAGGATATATAACTACTGGTACCGCCTAACATTGATACTGATTTTTGGAGTTTGTGTTCTGTAAGTTATACACTTAGTGGCTACACAAGGTGGGAAAGAACTTTGAATGTAAATTAGCTTTGTATCCACTATGAGGACATTAAGCTATACAGTAAAAATGTTAACATTGCTAAATAAATTGGATTTTCTAATCCCCCGATTTGAGTGTACCAATACTAGACAAGTTGCAAAATCTGAACCCTTAGGCTGCATTCACTTGGATGGAACGTAATgaaatttgtactctaaattgGGGATGATTAGAGAAAAtgtctataattttcattcattcgATCATTCCATTTCAACTATTTGAACTAGAGATCTAACCCTCTTGTTTTGGAAGGTAACGCTCATTCCACTTCATCATGTTTCCCTACAATCTTCATCATAGGAAATTTAGACTCActcatatttagtcactattGTTTATTCTTTCTTCAATctcagtatatatattttttataatctttCATCCCATTCtcctcatttcattccatctgAGTGAACGCAAACTTAGTAATACAATACTAGCTAGATCAATCATATATCAATTTTTTCAACTTGGCCTTAGCTTACTTGTTACTTTGAAAATACCTAAATAGCAGGGAATTGATGTGGGTAAGTGATCATTCAACTCGTAGCGATACCATACATGCTGAGGCTGTTTCTTTTGCAAAATGACTATCTGGTTGACACAAGTCTGTTTGCTAGAGTTCAGGTTTTTCATCTGTCTTAGAAGATAAACTATAGATATATGCATCACGTATTCACGTACATGTATAGTTCAAACTATTTGAAATTAAACTTCCTTTTCCCAAACATGTTCTCAGAGAAAGCGAAAAGTGCAGCAGTTTCTAAAAGGTAATGAGAAACGTGAGGCTCAGAAGTTATGCGATGAACAAAGAGAAGCAGAATATGTAAGAGGACAGTTATTGCGAGCCTCTTCTGCTTCTTGTGTGCATAAATTAAATATGACTGATTCAATTGAAAACTTACACAAAAGAATCCACTTGAACTCGCTTAGCTCAGGTAGTCTATTGACATCAAAGGATAATATTGAGAGCCTACCTTATGTAAGCTGCATTATGGACAATGTCAAAGACTGGTATCACTCAAAGAAGATAACTTCTCTTATAGTTGACATTACTGGGTCAATCTACACCTCAAATCCTGTTACTCCCGAACATATAAATCTCCAGGAACAACAATCACTGCATTTGGAGAAAGGTCGAAATTCCTTAAATTTGGAAGAAGCCAGATATGATTGCCTACCTTCACGATCAAACAGGTTAGTTGATTTTTTCGGCTATCAGATCAAGAGGATGGCTGTTCCAGTTGGGCAGCACTTTCAGGCTGACGTTTCTGAATGGAATGGACTATCTGTAAATAGTGATTTTGATAACTCAAGGTGGTTGGGCACAAAAGTCTGGCCTATTAAAATGCAAAATGTGAAAGCTACTTCAAGATCAGTTGGTAAAGGGAGGCCAAGCTCCTGCTCTTGTGCCTCCCCAGGATCGACCAACTGTATCAGGCACCATATTCTTGAAAAAAGACGGCTTTTGCAATCTGATCTTGGCCCAGTGTTGCACATTTGGAAGTTCGACGAGATGGGGGAAGAAGTTTCCAGGTCATGGACAGTGAAGGAACAAGAAGGCTTCGACTTGATAGCAAAAAGAAAGTCCAGCAGTAGTAATTTCATACAGAATGCTATGAAATTCTTCCCGTCCAAGTGCAAGGAAGACATTACTAGGTATTACTTTAATGTCTTCATCCCTAGATTCATGAGTTCTCAGGCCAGGTCGTTACTAAAAGAAGttgatattgatattgatgatgtggatgatgTGTATACGCTCAATTGGAGGAGAAGTCATGAAGATAGAAGTAGAAGTTATCAACGCAGTTGTAAAGATGTGATATCTAAATAGTTGTCACTGTTGTTTATTCGTCTACTCTTTCAAGGTTTGTTCTCTACCCTATCGTTTGCGTCTGGCTAAAAAGACTATACAATGTAGTACCTTATATGTTAGTGATGCCTGTAGGTTTCATCTGTCAAATACATGGGGCTGGCAAGTGGGGTTGCCCATGGAAGTATCCTGTTTTATGCTGTGACACTAATTGAAGTTGATCCTCTCAAATGATTATGTTCATCTTCCCCCCTTGCGTTTCTAGAACATGCTTTTCTGATACCCTTTTAGTACTAAAATCAAATCTACTTGGAAACGCGAGGAAGCTTTTTGGCTGATATATGTAGACTTATTAGTTATTAGCCTTCATGAAGTTGGTTCCTCAATATCACTGCTTCTT
Coding sequences:
- the LOC108223446 gene encoding uncharacterized protein LOC108223446: MDEKMGRVSVSGVNHAVKQKFVFGKYPEKEWLMKLKALAVNHHTPGITTNSIRPLWDQTLRVREFMALTNFPQRKRKVQQFLKGNEKREAQKLCDEQREAEYVRGQLLRASSASCVHKLNMTDSIENLHKRIHLNSLSSGSLLTSKDNIESLPYVSCIMDNVKDWYHSKKITSLIVDITGSIYTSNPVTPEHINLQEQQSLHLEKGRNSLNLEEARYDCLPSRSNRLVDFFGYQIKRMAVPVGQHFQADVSEWNGLSVNSDFDNSRWLGTKVWPIKMQNVKATSRSVGKGRPSSCSCASPGSTNCIRHHILEKRRLLQSDLGPVLHIWKFDEMGEEVSRSWTVKEQEGFDLIAKRKSSSSNFIQNAMKFFPSKCKEDITRYYFNVFIPRFMSSQARSLLKEVDIDIDDVDDVYTLNWRRSHEDRSRSYQRSCKDVISK